Below is a genomic region from Biomphalaria glabrata chromosome 3, xgBioGlab47.1, whole genome shotgun sequence.
ctgacacatatataatttttatgttcagcaacaaaccctattggttaatttttttttcattgtttcatgtcttgtcaggtaggCCTACagtgaataattcttttaacttgatccgagaataggaaatgggataaaaaatatgttcaaacattttacctgacagacagacaggcagacagagttgatatgagCTCTGTAATAAGAAATACGCTCATTCATTAACGAAATATCAGCAGTTGTTGTCATCGATGGAAGCACGTGATCACGATCTCTTCACTGCGTGTCGGGAGAGTTTTATTGCAAGGCTCTTCTTCCAGGAAGCCGAGGACGAAACCGATGAAACAAGAGATGAGTCTGACGACAGCGACGACTCGGACGCCACAGATTACAGCCAGCAGAgagaatttaattataattgcaTTGTTAAATCTATTCTGGCCGGAGTGGTTACCGCGACAGCGATCTTTATGGTGGTGATCATGGCAGCGAATAGAAAATCAAACTCGCCAGAGGTAAGACTAGTTAGAAGTTTATTTAGGTTAGTGACTAAAAAAATCGTGGTTTGGGTATTTAGATaaatgaagattaattttagCTCTTCAAGTGTCAAAGGCACAAGGTtgaggtaggcctacttttctTTGGCACTTTTGAATCTcgaatgataatttttttctgtGAATGGTCACACAAGAAAATCTCTGGATAAATCTAAAGCTTCCAATGAAATTAAACGAATAAAGAATAATTTAGGCTGAAAAATGATCTATTACTACAATTGTTTTCGTGTATAAATCACCAGCATTCCATACATAAGCATCATGCAGTGGGCCTTTATATAAGCTacatttaactaaaaaaaaaattaaaacaaaagttaagcTTCTAGATTATTTTACAAATCTAAATCCGTTTACTTACCACTATCTTTATGTGATgtctattataaaaaaatggcATAAAAGGCGCTAACTATTGACAACGGTACGAAGAGACTCCTCCTCCCCTCATCTACTCCTTGCTCACTGACCTACATTTACTTTTGCGATTTCGCGAAGTTAATATCAGAAACTGTTTTATGATtatattgtttttctcttttgtcaCAACAGAACAGTTTCATCTCCAGAGATGGGAGCACGTCCCCCAATAGTTTGAACCATCAGTTTCTTGTCCGGGAAGTCAACTCTGAAGGCTATGTGCAGATCTTGGCAGTAAATGAAGAAATAAGCACCTACGTTATCCAGTTTAATCCTGATCTAAACAAATACTACAATGCATTTCTTGTGGTCAATTTTCAAGAGGTGTGTAAAGTAATTGTTGGAGACATtgcattatttcggaaaatgcgTTAGATTAGTATACCCATAACTCATTAGCATAGTCAAGAAATGAATCAACTTAAAACATTAAcgtaattaattactggttattattttgttttatactcatgggcgtagccagggggggttcttggggttcaaacccccccccccccgaaatgaaatccccccccccccccgcagggggggggggacggaattaagtgactgatttttgctttcattttgtttattttaggtgagattttaatactaaatcatcacttaccacagcacagccgaggcagttttgagttaaaaaccctctaccagggggttttgagatacaaatccctctaccaaggggctttgagtttaaaaaccccctacagagggttttgaattttaaaccccatacccgaggtttttgcagttaaatccccctcttctataaaacaaaacaaaaaaaatgcaaacaacaatccccaaattccaacagcacagttgaggaagattttgattttaaacccccctccaaaatttacgataaaccccatcttcaatataaaaaaagcaaattacacactcaaaattctatgagcgtagccaaaggggttttgagtttaaatccccctcctccagatggctttttctttaaagtttaaaacccctccagatggttttgagtgtaaaattcccatacagagcgtttagagttgaaaacctctctcttcaatattattttaaagcaaactacagtcaccaaattctaagatcgtagctaaatggggttttgaattaaaaacaaaacaaaaaaactccagagatttcttagtttaaaacccctcaacagatgatttgacgaataaactttccttttcgatataaaatctaaagcgaaataccgGCATGTAATTACAAGATCGTAGTCAAGAAGGTTAAAGTGTGAATAgccttctgccgaaattgaaaatcattaaatgtgtctcaacaaagatggctaagacagattttagaagtcagtcatagagatcgggtctaaatcaaagaaatcatatgccgaactgggagtcgaatccttagtaaggttgtgacagagcgtcgcattaggttttgcgggacatgttctcacacaaaatgaattacgcaaaataagagttgcggaaacagcttgaaggaaaatgcgccgaacggcgcgagagggtctaagtcagtaagaatagcacattaggtttttgaaataaaactttttaatagcaagataatgcactgtagataccttagaatatgcattttgttggctttcaataccagaaatagtgctcggcggcggggcttcgccccgcgctaggggagcgctgcgaactaccccagacccccttgctagcaagggcggggagtctacaataaacaataaacgtcttccaaaagggtcagaatgtaataaagattaattatgtacacacacacacacacatatatatatatatataattttttccgcggggggggggggtgtcgggggggggggattccccccccccccccaaaaccctcaccgaaaaaaaatcctggctacgcccatgatactaATAAGGGAAATTAATAATTCActattcacagatacggcttAATAAGTAGGGTTTCATCCccttaataaataattgaacactttatttttcccacacacattctcggatcaagttgaaattttcaacaaatatttattgtaccaaacaaaactcaatttaaaaaatgaaccaataattggtaattaattattttgtttgatgtcgatgaagggaaaaaaaacctccattattgaaagatatagttgtatgcgtggagttctttcccttagattagctttgtttttaaaaggctttttaaaattttgcttgttttttccTATAGTTAATCAATActtgtgttttgtttaataaacaataaataatctATATCATctatatcagtggcgtagctaccaatgtgcgggtggtgcgggccgcacagggcatcaagtggagaggggcaccaaaattcccccagtgtgtattaatttcctatttccctgagcgtttcagtaaaaacgactaattgtatggacacgaacaaacataaactactgtattttaaatataacGATTTaaaaactagtcatgtcgctattttgtttcatctccttgactatttcttcaatacaatgtaagctatagaacagtttaaatctaatttactagatttatttcggacacacggtacatgttgttactacactgatcaatgctctgtaatacaaaaaaaaaagaagaagaagataggccatttttttttactttattgtttagtccattagtttaatctagatatagagtctagaggGTGAAAATCTGTTACATATTGCGCATGCTGTTATTGTGTATGAaataactgaacaattaaaatcaacaaagaaagatgagacggttatcattgaatccagaaaaaaatgatgagaCCGACATCCTGAATGGTGAAAAAgaataccgcaggttctagagactaaaggacagcacacaagcatgtctttagtaaactcctcaaaaattcatactgaagaagctgaaccatcagacagtgtaaacaatacagaaagcaggataataaactctagactgaacgacattggagattggcctgatgtcatcacagataatattcgcatacaccttgccactcaaggatctgaaacagttcagcgtatggacaatcaattcagagaggcgtatagacatcaagaatcaacaaaacaaaacaaaaggctagaaagcttccaaaggcttggtttttccgcaaatgtcaaacggcgagaaagttcttagaaagtggatgtgttattcgccaaaaaaagaatccttattttgcttcccctgcatactcttctcaacaagatcaagtaccaaatcttcatttaaatccaaagatggattcaatgattggtggaggttatccccgaaaatagaaaaacatgagaccagcagagctcacattcagtcatcgcttgcatGGGGGGAGCTTGAAGTTcacctgagagtagggaacagtattgacaacaaggcccaagatttgattatacaagagacgaaaacctggagagactacctgaagagaatcttggacatcattcgttttctctcaaagcaaaaTCTGGAACTTCGTGGGCATGGCGAGCGAGCAGAAGAAGTGTTGGAAGGGCAAAATCAAGGCAATTTCttggagttagtaaaattactatcaaagtacgatccactcttgagggagcatgtgcttctaactaagctttgttccagaccgaatacatacatgtctccacaaatacaaaatgaatgtaTTACAATATTGGAGAATCAcgttaaaaacaaatcatacaggaagtaaaacaagccaaatatttctctattatttttgacagtacacctgacatctcaaagctggatcaaacttcccaaattttacggtacgttgtcatgAATAATGACGGGTGCaagttcgtgagtcttttattgacttcatcgacacaaaggacaagcatgctgctgaaatcgctgagatgattctagagaaactgcgttcggatggcttagacataatggactgcaggggtcaaggctatgataatgctgcggtcatgaaaggtcaaaactacggtgtccaaaagcgtattctagaagtcaatCCCAAagcactattcattgcctgctcaaaccattctctgctgctgaagctgaagtcaattcggtaacattttttggtacactGGACCATTTACACGcctttttctcaacttcaacacaccgctgggatatcctcatcaaaataatcggaactagccttaaacgtttagttggagcgccagaggagaagccgtcaagatggttagggataaattttctaaaattatagaaactctggagacattaactagcagagatgaaaattcatcggctagatctgaagcagggaGATTATTAGTTgctattcagtcttttaattttttcacCTATCTTGAATTTTGGGCTcttgtattaactgaaattaatgatacgcaagtctaccttcaaaaacaaggattgtctattcgagacttctcactcaaactaaaaaaaattagagacatttttaagtagtaatcgagtgtccatcgctgaagccagcattacctttgccgaaagcgtgtgctcagaactgagaatcagtacagaacctcaaaaacgtatggGCCATAAggaaaagatgcctggtgagaaaagtgactactctgtaattacacacaaagaagagctacgaagggaaatttattctaccttggacagaattgttcaagaaataatcacccgattcgagcaacttcataatgaagcagatagatatgaatttttgtcgccttcccagcaattaaatcctcaggtcgaaatcaatctcgatagtactcctagcgacattgataaaaacgaatttctgctggagcgaaagaggcttcaacggtttgtcagagtttcatcagaagcctccgcacttccaaaacaaggacctgttgagcttttgaattaaaaaaaaatatcagctagatgattcagtcccgaatatcgtcatcatgattcgcatattttttactattgcggtaagcgtcgctacatgcgagagaagttttttcaaacttaaactgatcaagaattacttgcgatcaacaatgacaaatttacgactcactaatttggccattttgtccattgaacaagagctggtgtaaaaaattgatttcgataaaattattgatacttttgccagcaagaaagcgcgtaaaacTCACTTGTAGTATGTTTAAGTAAAAAGTGAtgttttgaattaacaatatttgattaatgaatacatattattttgaacaaaaaagtaaggttttgcaatgttattatttagttatcttttttttttttttggggggggggggatcaagatgaggtaccgcaccaggcatcatatactctagctacgccactgatctatatatatatttatatataaatgtctTGATGGCTCAACATTTTGGACacgaagaagtaaaggaaagatcattctttatttctgcaagtcggactagagttaccccacgtatttTTTtagtggcgaaaaaaaaaagggggggggagaacaagtaatctactctgaattcaccagtcactaaatagcagggccggacaaCCAtggtggggccctatgcgaaacggatttcgcggggccaagtttgggtagggatacgaataataaaagaaaattaagaagtttgtattagaaaataaatttgtctttgcattttattcattctttactacgaacagaattactttacgagcctttcGAGTAGCGATACAGtatatacagtatatcataaaaattatatttcctacatagatcccgctcaatagcaagaattaccaatatttctacgagaattgttgagctcaagtaattcttcattactttgaggcgcgagaaacttctttcaccagattccacaattacgggtattgcataatgccggttttttttttatcgcgcgtaggattggcgttttccatattcaatgacatcccaaaataacaatttttgtctatatatttcaggagatatgtatgagttttcaaaagattttaataatttccggagatttgcaggacttttttgtataatttgcaatttcagatttccgggtaaatcaggaggccgtgggaaatctgttataagttataaaatggttgaatttaataaattacacctagaattagcgcgggtcctatgaaagtgcggggcccaatgcgttcgcataggttgcagtggccttagccctgcaaaatagcggcgtatgctacgccgtcgGTCTActagcttatatatatatatatatatatatatatatatatatatattgtcacgtacactgtatctatatttagccgCCCAAGGTTACCAGCCAGAACTTCAGTTAGCTCGGGAATTTCCATCACGCAACAAACGTATGTTTTGGGGTGAATGTGTTTGgttagaaatattaattattgtactttgagctgcatttattggttggTCTTGCAGTGTAGAGATGTTAGTCACGTGATTACGCTCTAAAGCCCGGGGAAGATTCTAGATTGCGGCAGTCTTGTGTGGAACGTGTTAGAGAATACATGTACAAGAGTTTAGTGTTAGAACTcaattatattattgtgtagatcatttattttattcaagtacatttaaccattgtaattatttgtgaatagctttttcaagttttgaattaaagtaattgttttagacgaagagaagtttcttcattgaatatataataatatacttagaTCGTCTTGTCAAACagtaacttctagatgatcctcttatcaaccagtaacttctagatgatcctcttatcaattaGCAACTTCTAGGggatcatcttatcaactgacGATTTCTGAATCCTCGGCAATTACGATCGTTGATTGTGCTTCAACGTGACATCTTGACATCAAGTTTGATTGTAACATCTAGCACTATTGATGAtcgtaacatatatatatatatatatatatatatatatatatatatatatatatatatatatatatatatatatatatatatatataattctcttcgtggcccaaccatgcgggacacaacgaaaaagtcatggagagataactcttttatttctgcaagtcggactagagttatcccaAGTAACTTTCGCGCGACAGAGAGTacggctcagaaaaaaagaggggggggggacaagtaatctttctctttatacattctatatatgactacatttatgtgtgtatttttttacacaCTCCAATATatggtgtcattaaaatagttgcatgtttTTTCTGTTGCTTTGTTCTGATTCGCCCCTTCGTATTGCCCTTCGTTTCCTAACCATGGCCaccgcttcacatatatttcatGAATGAGGTCTTTTCATGAAGTCGAAATTCCTGCATCaggtaactgtttatttctatcagtcgcatatttctggaaaaatgtcatggacgaaactgttgctctcgaaCTTCGCAAGATGGCTGTAAGCATTGTTTGCGAACATTGGGAAAACAATGGCGACGCCCTGTCCGTTGTTCTTACTCACAGAAGCAGAGTCATACACTCTGCTCGACAATACGCTGCATACATGAATACTTTATGGTGGCGAGGCTGAAATTGTGGCGATGTCTGGAATACTACCCGCTATCACTATTCACTTCCGAGAACGTCCGCATAACCGTGACCCCTATATCGAAGGTGTCGGCATGACCTTCCTCGAGCTTACACTCCGAGTCAACGACTCTCCTTATCCCTGCTATTTAGCGGTCCTTTGGATCATGGCCATTACGAAGtggtgtatgctacgccgcgggtcgactagtaataaataataaagaggAAATAAAAGAGCACTTTCATTTTGTTAATACCTATCCTACCTATATAAAAAggataaataaatttaactcAAACTATTAAATACTTATTGCcgtatttttaataaaatataagagCACTTTCATTTTGTTAATACCTATCCTACCTATATAAACTCAAACTATTAAATACTTATTGCCGTCTTTTTATGGCACTGTTATtataattgtattattattattattaggaaaTAGAAACGGTATTGATTGTTTCTAAATCAAAGAATGACTACGGCACTGATATAGAAGAAAATATCATACTATATTGTGCTGCCTCCAGATTCCAGAGACAGTTTTCTGGAAGTTTCGCCAAAGTTTCTGACATAATGAAGgtaggaataaaaaaaacaaaaacaattaactaTCAATGACATTGTTTGTTTAATACGAGAGATCAATTTGTGTTATGTATGTTAGTGTGTTAAAATTAGACgttgtcaggactgagttctggtcagcctgggtctcctgtttactgtagaggagaaggggggcaattcaggttgttgatttcaaaactgttattgttttggggttatttttatttggtgagatgtttttgaaaaacataatgtaactcatgataaggagtgtgttttttgttcctagtccaggacagttggattttttggatatatatagtctaagtgtagactctaactattgttctgtattatagtgaaaataatgtaattaaacatgttatatgtcggtaaagtggcattctgaatcttatttatcattgtatgtgtcattatggtattgtccaggacttgggtacatttagcatgaaAATGAGTCTTGACAGACGTACAATTAGGTGTCTTAATTTTATGTCGTTCAGTTATCTCACCTAACTAGAAATGCCTGACTGAAATTGAATGTATGATTTtggttttaattataattaaagttCTTGTGAGATAAAGCTATATGAAGATCCCTTCTATAGTACcggaaataaaaaggaacaaattatgttgggcaggtcacctcgaaagaatgtcagagaacagaggagcaaagattgttgaccaacaaaaaccaaaaggcaggcgccccaaaggcagaccactaGTAAGgtggcttgatgatgtagaggctgatctacaacagctagagtccgggcatggagacgtaaagcccaagatagatcagaatggaaagatgtgcttGAACAGGCCAGAgctagtgccactgggatggatgataGATTGACAATTACTTCTGCCAGAATTGTACTTTtgtcttataaattattttttcctactagaataacacatttttttttagattcaacTATGTGAAGATGTTTTAATTGAATATATCGCAGAGCTCAA
It encodes:
- the LOC106056886 gene encoding uncharacterized protein LOC106056886 isoform X2; translation: MEARDHDLFTACRESFIARLFFQEAEDETDETRDESDDSDDSDATDYSQQREFNYNCIVKSILAGVVTATAIFMVVIMAANRKSNSPENSFISRDGSTSPNSLNHQFLVREVNSEGYVQILAVNEEISTYVIQFNPDLNKYYNAFLVVNFQEEIETVLIVSKSKNDYGTDIEENIILYCAASRFQRQFSGSFAKVSDIMKSSKISRRVSGSLVELESSYIGAPYLLSRFMSKIVNGSCQRLSQVDMFLWNQMDDTLACGDRTVARTDYGHCPEHL